Proteins encoded in a region of the Perca fluviatilis chromosome 8, GENO_Pfluv_1.0, whole genome shotgun sequence genome:
- the parp16 gene encoding protein mono-ADP-ribosyltransferase PARP16 isoform X2: MQPPLPPEAVRELVCSCLHRDPVAADLRCSLFVAAAQNYKRDSLLRPFPPRYISGDNKDFEELLADVHSLPGVRELVRLRPREGDHHLALTHWILSSKSFAVKTLQKDEYAKLCNLTENEGISAPVPDFLFALEYCDQMNARFEKMREGRDVFYAFHGSRLENFHSIIHNGLHCHLNKNSVFGEGTYLTSDLSMAVLYSPHSSGWRESLLGPLLSCVALCEVIDHPDVKCQVKKKDSETIDRQRSRAKNSEGGDVPEKYFVVTNNQLLRVKYLLVYSQRRHLSRLFR; encoded by the exons ATGCAGCCACCGCTCCCACCTGAGGCAGTCAGAGAGCTGGTGTGCTCCTGTCTGCACAGAGACCCAGTAGCAGCAGACCTCCGCTGCAGCCTGTTTGTTGCCGCTGCACAGAACTACAAGAGGGACTCTTTGCTCAGACCCTTTCCCCCTCGATACATAAGTGGTGACAATAAGGACTTTGAGGAGCTg TTGGCAGATGTGCACTCTTTGCCTGGTGTGAGAGAGCTGGTGAGACTACGACCCAGAGAGGGAGATCATCATCTGGCTCTCACACACTGGATTCTCTCTTCAAAGAGCTTTGCTGTGAAGACATTACAGAAAGATGAG TATGCCAAACTTTGTAACCTGACGGAAAATGAAGGGATTTCTGCACCTGTGCCAGACTTCCTGTTTGCGCTGGAGTACTGTGATCAGATGAACGCCAGGTTTGAGAAGATGAGGGAAGGTAGAGACGTCTTCTATGCATTCCACGGGAGCCGCCTGGAAAACTTCCACTCAATCATTCACAATGGGCTGCATTGTCACCTCAATAAG AACTCAGTGTTTGGAGAGGGGACCTACCTCACCAGTGACCTCAGCATGGCTGTCCTCTACAGTCCCCACAGCAGCGGCTGGCGAGAGAGTCTCCTGGGTCCACTGCTCAGCTGTGTTGCCTTGTGCGAAGTCATTGATCACCCAGATGTGAAGTGCCAGGTGAAGAAAAAAG ATTCTGAAACCATTGACCGTCAGCGCTCAAGAGCAAAGAACAGCGAAGGAGGGGACGTACCGGAGAAGTACTTTGTAGTCACCAACAATCAGCTTTTGCGAGTCAAGTACCTGCTTGTTTACTCTCAGAGGAGGCACCTGTCCAG
- the scamp5a gene encoding secretory carrier-associated membrane protein 5, which translates to MAENNFPPLPRFIPLKPCFYQDFNEIPDQHRTMCKKIYYLWILNSATLAVNLIGCLAWMCGGGGVTNFGMAFLWLILFTPCSYVCWFRPIYKAFKTDSSFNFMAFFFVFMAQVVISIIQSVGIPGWGVCGWLATISFFSTNIGSAVVMLIPTIMFTAVAVLSFTALAKVHNLYRGSGGSMGKAQEEWASGAWKNPHVQEAAQQAAMGAAQGAMQQNQYSAAPTYNYDDPM; encoded by the exons ATGGCAG AAAACAACTTCCCTCCCCTGCCTCGATTCATCCCTCTCAAGCCATGTTTTTACCAAGACTTCAATGAGATCCCAGACCAGCATCGCACAATGTGCAAGAAGATCTACTACCTATGGATCT TGAATAGTGCCACACTGGCTGttaatctgattggctgtctggcGTGGATGTGTGGAGGTGGCGGGGTGACCAACTTCGGCATGGCCTTCCTGTGGCTCATCCTCTTCACCCCCTGCTCCTACGTGTGCTGGTTCAGGCCCATCTACAAGGCCTTCAA GACCGACAGCTCTTTCAACTTTATGGCTTTCTTCTTCGTCTTCATGGCCCAGGTGGTGATCAGTATTATCCAGAGTGTTGGCATTCCAGGCTGGGGAGTGTG tggCTGGCTAGCTACCATCAGTTTCTTCAGCACCAACATTGGCTCCGCTGTGGTCATGCTGATTCCCACCATCATGTTTACTGCGGTGGCTGTACTGTCCTTCACCGCCCTCGCAAAG GTTCATAACTTATACCGTGGCAGTGGTGGCAGCATGGGTAAAGCCCAGGAGGAGTGGGCCAGTGGGGCCTGGAAGAACCCCCACGTCCAGGAGGCAGCTCAGCAGGCGGCCATGGGAGCTGCACAGGGAGCCATGCAGCAAAACCAGTACTCAGCAGCTCCCACCTACAACTACGACGACCCGATGTAG
- the LOC120564037 gene encoding UDP-glucuronosyltransferase 2C1-like isoform X1 — protein MRSLREVSMKVPQSSLITFALLLIQLSSSSGGKILVFPLDGSHWVNMKVLIQELHAQGHEVTVVRASDSWYVSEKSPLYTSVTVPSPGGFEENYFKAFLSRQLEIRLQGKHTSFWSKIWTHIQIEQLVVNQMSQLHKGMSEMIIQMFEDENLMQSFHEAKYDVVLTDPGIGGGAMLARRLKVPLVFNVRWTIQGEAHFLIAPSPLSYIPFTATELTDKMTFPQRIKNVLSYIFGMYTMSYITEPHYKPVVKKYFGPSVDYSTFFLDADIWLMRNDFVFEFPRPTMPNIVYIAGFQCKPPKPLPVDLEEFVQSSGDHGVIMMTLGTLVENLPQDVAEEIAAAFAQLPQKVVWRYIGQKPANLGNNTLLVNWLPQNDLLGHPKTRVFVTHGGTNGVQETIYHGVPVVGLPLFFDQADNLSRIKAKGGAVIVDIAELERHMFADALMTALYNSSYRENMQKLSRLHRDQPLKPLDQAVFWIEYVIRHKGARYLQTQSNKMSWFVYNSVDVLAALLAVALLVTFTCISIVRLLWRFVFVGTKVKHE, from the exons ATGAG GTCTCTGAGGGAAGTCAGTATGAAGGTGCCTCAATCATCTCTGATCACCTTTGCTCTACTGTTGATTCAACTATCCAGTTCATCTGGGGGCAAAATCCTGGTGTTCCCATTGGATGGAAGCCATTGGGTAAACATGAAAGTACTCATACAGGAACTGCATGCCCAAGGCCATGAGGTCACTGTGGTTCGTGCATCCGATAGCTGGTACGTCAGCGAAAAGTCTCCTCTCTACACCTCTGTCACTGTTCCCAGCCCTGGTGGATTTGAGGAAAACTACTTTAAAGCATTTTTGTCTCGACAGCTGGAGATCCGGCTTCAGGGTAAGCATACATCGTTTTGGTCTAAAATCTGGACTCATATTCAGATTGAGCAGCTGGTTGTGAACCAGATGTCTCAGCTTCATAAGGGAATGAGTGAAATGATCATTCAGATGTTTGAAGATGAAAACCTGATGCAGTCTTTCCATGAAGCCAAATATGATGTGGTTCTGACCGACCCCGGCATCGGCGGAGGGGCAATGCTGGCACGTCGGCTCAAAGTTCCTCTTGTTTTCAATGTCCGATGGACCATTCAAGGTGAAGCTCATTTCCTTATTGCCCCCTCACCTCTGTCATACATTCCTTTCACTGCAACAGAGTTGACAGATAAGATGACCTTCCCtcaaagaataaagaatgtttTGAGTTATATTTTTGGTATGTACACAATGTCATACATCACAGAACCTCATTACAAACCAGTAGTTAAGAAGTACTTTGGTCCCAGTGTGGATTactcaacattttttttggaTGCAGATATATGGCTTATGAGGAATGattttgtctttgaatttccacGTCCAACAATGCCAAATATAGTCTACATTGCTGGATTTCAGTGCAAGCCCCCAAAGCCACTGCCTGTAGACCTGGAAGAGTTTGTCCAGAGCTCTGGAGACCATGGGGTCATTATGATGACCTTAGGAACTTTAGTCGAGAACCTTCCTCAAGATGTCGCTGAGGAGATTGCTGCAGCCTTTGCCCAGCTGCCTCAGAAGGTTGTATGGAGGTATATTGGACAGAAGCCAGCCAACCTGGGCAACAACACATTATTGGTCAACTGGCTGCCACAGAACGACCTCTTAGGACATCCCAAAACTAGAGTGTTTGTCACCCACGGAGGCACAAACGGGGTTCAGGAGACAATTTACCACGGAGTTCCTGTAGTTGGACTTCCCTTATTCTTTGATCAGGCCGATAACCTCTCCAGAATCAAAGCAAAGGGAGGAGCTGTGATTGTGGATATTGCCGAGCTTGAGAGACACATGTTTGCAGATGCCCTGATGACAGCTCTTTACAATTCATCTTACAGGGAAAACATGCAGAAACTCTCAAGGTTGCACAGAGATCAACCCCTGAAACCACTGGACCAGGCAGTGTTTTGGATAGAATATGTCATCAGACATAAAGGAGCCCGTTATCTGCAGACACAGTCCAACAAAATGTCCTGGTTTGTTTACAACTCCGTTGATGTGCTCGCTGCTTTGTTGGCAGTTGCTTTGCTTGTAACATTCACCTGCATTTCAATTGTAAGGTTACTCTggagatttgtttttgttgggaCAAAGGTTAAACATGAAtga
- the LOC120564037 gene encoding UDP-glucuronosyltransferase 2C1-like isoform X2 yields MKVPQSSLITFALLLIQLSSSSGGKILVFPLDGSHWVNMKVLIQELHAQGHEVTVVRASDSWYVSEKSPLYTSVTVPSPGGFEENYFKAFLSRQLEIRLQGKHTSFWSKIWTHIQIEQLVVNQMSQLHKGMSEMIIQMFEDENLMQSFHEAKYDVVLTDPGIGGGAMLARRLKVPLVFNVRWTIQGEAHFLIAPSPLSYIPFTATELTDKMTFPQRIKNVLSYIFGMYTMSYITEPHYKPVVKKYFGPSVDYSTFFLDADIWLMRNDFVFEFPRPTMPNIVYIAGFQCKPPKPLPVDLEEFVQSSGDHGVIMMTLGTLVENLPQDVAEEIAAAFAQLPQKVVWRYIGQKPANLGNNTLLVNWLPQNDLLGHPKTRVFVTHGGTNGVQETIYHGVPVVGLPLFFDQADNLSRIKAKGGAVIVDIAELERHMFADALMTALYNSSYRENMQKLSRLHRDQPLKPLDQAVFWIEYVIRHKGARYLQTQSNKMSWFVYNSVDVLAALLAVALLVTFTCISIVRLLWRFVFVGTKVKHE; encoded by the coding sequence ATGAAGGTGCCTCAATCATCTCTGATCACCTTTGCTCTACTGTTGATTCAACTATCCAGTTCATCTGGGGGCAAAATCCTGGTGTTCCCATTGGATGGAAGCCATTGGGTAAACATGAAAGTACTCATACAGGAACTGCATGCCCAAGGCCATGAGGTCACTGTGGTTCGTGCATCCGATAGCTGGTACGTCAGCGAAAAGTCTCCTCTCTACACCTCTGTCACTGTTCCCAGCCCTGGTGGATTTGAGGAAAACTACTTTAAAGCATTTTTGTCTCGACAGCTGGAGATCCGGCTTCAGGGTAAGCATACATCGTTTTGGTCTAAAATCTGGACTCATATTCAGATTGAGCAGCTGGTTGTGAACCAGATGTCTCAGCTTCATAAGGGAATGAGTGAAATGATCATTCAGATGTTTGAAGATGAAAACCTGATGCAGTCTTTCCATGAAGCCAAATATGATGTGGTTCTGACCGACCCCGGCATCGGCGGAGGGGCAATGCTGGCACGTCGGCTCAAAGTTCCTCTTGTTTTCAATGTCCGATGGACCATTCAAGGTGAAGCTCATTTCCTTATTGCCCCCTCACCTCTGTCATACATTCCTTTCACTGCAACAGAGTTGACAGATAAGATGACCTTCCCtcaaagaataaagaatgtttTGAGTTATATTTTTGGTATGTACACAATGTCATACATCACAGAACCTCATTACAAACCAGTAGTTAAGAAGTACTTTGGTCCCAGTGTGGATTactcaacattttttttggaTGCAGATATATGGCTTATGAGGAATGattttgtctttgaatttccacGTCCAACAATGCCAAATATAGTCTACATTGCTGGATTTCAGTGCAAGCCCCCAAAGCCACTGCCTGTAGACCTGGAAGAGTTTGTCCAGAGCTCTGGAGACCATGGGGTCATTATGATGACCTTAGGAACTTTAGTCGAGAACCTTCCTCAAGATGTCGCTGAGGAGATTGCTGCAGCCTTTGCCCAGCTGCCTCAGAAGGTTGTATGGAGGTATATTGGACAGAAGCCAGCCAACCTGGGCAACAACACATTATTGGTCAACTGGCTGCCACAGAACGACCTCTTAGGACATCCCAAAACTAGAGTGTTTGTCACCCACGGAGGCACAAACGGGGTTCAGGAGACAATTTACCACGGAGTTCCTGTAGTTGGACTTCCCTTATTCTTTGATCAGGCCGATAACCTCTCCAGAATCAAAGCAAAGGGAGGAGCTGTGATTGTGGATATTGCCGAGCTTGAGAGACACATGTTTGCAGATGCCCTGATGACAGCTCTTTACAATTCATCTTACAGGGAAAACATGCAGAAACTCTCAAGGTTGCACAGAGATCAACCCCTGAAACCACTGGACCAGGCAGTGTTTTGGATAGAATATGTCATCAGACATAAAGGAGCCCGTTATCTGCAGACACAGTCCAACAAAATGTCCTGGTTTGTTTACAACTCCGTTGATGTGCTCGCTGCTTTGTTGGCAGTTGCTTTGCTTGTAACATTCACCTGCATTTCAATTGTAAGGTTACTCTggagatttgtttttgttgggaCAAAGGTTAAACATGAAtga